The proteins below are encoded in one region of Rhinolophus sinicus isolate RSC01 linkage group LG07, ASM3656204v1, whole genome shotgun sequence:
- the MMP21 gene encoding matrix metalloproteinase-21, with protein MLAASIFRSTLLLGWLAAPQPARPETLFHSRDRSDLAPPLLRRATPIADLFAAQRFLSKYGWAEAPPGAGSVAPGSRGPRPDRPDEGPPGAALAEALRKFQKLNALPASGELDAATLATMNRPRCGVPDARSGVPRARPKRFLQTLLPGPGRQPKGSPQGGGTRAFAKKTLTWRLVGEGYSSQLSVEDQRYIFRLAFRMWSEVTPLDFREDLTAPGATIDIQLGFGRGRHLGCPRVFDGNGQEFAHAWHLGDIHFDDDEHFTPPTSDRGISLLKVAVHEIGHVLGLPHTYRTGSIMQPNYIPQGPAFELDWSDRKAIQKLYGSCEGSFDTAFDWIRTERNRHGDVTVRFSTYFFRNSWYWLYENRNNRTRYGDPVHILAGWHGVPARSLDAFVHIWTWTRDERYFFKGNQYWRYDSEKDQAHAEDERGKSYPKLISEGFPGIPSPLDTAYYDRRKQLIYFFKGSFVFAFDVNRNQVLGSYPKKMTDVFPAIEPQNHPFRSIDSAYYSFAHKSVFFFKGSLYWKVVTDADRRQRPWLPSNGVFPKKPISEKWFDVCDVHASTLNM; from the exons ATGCTCGCGGCCTCCATCTTCCGATCGACCCTGCTGCTCGGCTGGCTCGCTGCCCCCCAGCCCGCGAGGCCTGAGACCCTCTTCCACAGCCGGGACCGCTCGGACCTCGCGCCGCCCCTCCTGCGCCGGGCCACGCCCATCGCCGACCTCTTCGCGGCGCAG CGGTTCCTGTCCAAATACGGCTGGGCAGAGGCGCCCCCGGGGGCGGGGTCCGTGGCCCCAGGGTCCCGGGGTCCCCGCCCCGACCGGCCTGATGAGGGCCCCCCAGGTGCTGCCCTGGCTGAGGCACTGCGCAAGTTCCAAAAGCTCAACGCACTGCCGGCGAGCGGGGAGCTGGACGCGGCGACGCTGGCGACCATGAACCGGCCTCGCTGCGGCGTCCCCGACGCTCGGTCGGGGGTCCCCAGGGCCCGCCCGAAGCGCTTCCTGCAGACTCTGCTCCCAGGGCCAGGCCGGCAGCCCAAAGGCTCCCCGCAGGGTGGGGGCACCCGGGCCTTCGCTAAAAAGACCCTGACCTGGAGGTTGGTGGGGGAGGGCTACAGCAGCCAGCTCTCCGTGGAGGACCAGAGGTACATCTTCAGACTGGCCTTCAGGATGTGGAGCGAGGTGACACCACTGGACTTCCGGGAGGATCTCACGGCCCCTGGAGCCACGATTGACATTCAGCTGGGTTTTGGACGAG GCCGGCACCTGGGCTGTCCTCGGGTTTTTGATGGGAACGGCCAGGAGTTTGCACATGCCTGGCACCTGGGTGACATTCATTTTGACGACGACGAGCACTTCACACCTCCCACCAGTGACAGAGGCATCAGCCTTCTCAAA GTGGCCGTCCATGAAATTGGCCACGTCCTCGGCTTGCCTCACACCTACAGGACAGGATCTATAATGCAGCCAAATTACATTCCCCAGGGCCCTGCGTTTGAGTTGGACTGGTCAGACAGGAAAGCCATTCAAAAGCTGTATG gttcCTGTGAAGGCTCATTTGATACTGCATTTGACTGGATTCGTACAGAGAGAAACCGACATGGAGATGTGACGGTGAGATTTAGCACATATTTTTTCCGCAACAGCTGGTACTGGCTTTATGAAAACCGCAACAACCGGACCCGATACGGCGACCCCGTCCACATCCTCGCTGGCTGGCACGGGGTCCCAGCACGGAGCTTGGATGCTTTCGTCCACATCTGGACTTGGACAAGAGACGAacgttatttttttaaag GAAATCAGTACTGGAGATACGACAGTGAGAAGGATCAGGCCCACGCAGAAGACGAGCGAGGGAAAAGCTACCCCAAACTGATTTCAGAAGGGTTTCCTGGGATCCCAAGTCCCCTGGACACTGCCTATTATGACCGAAGGAAGCAGCTCATTTACTTCTTCAAAGGGTCCTTT GTGTTTGCATTTGATGTCAACAGAAATCAAGTCCTTGGTTCTTACCCGAAGAAGATGACGGACGTCTTCCCAGCGATAGAGCCACAGAACCACCCTTTCAGAAGCATAGACTCTGCCTACTACTCGTTCGCACACAAGTCCGTGTTCTTCTTCAAAGGTAGCCTGTACTGGAAAGTGGTGACCGACGCAGACAGACGGCAGCGTCCGTGGCTCCCATCCAATGGCGTCTTCCCGAAAAAGCCAATCTCAGAGAAGTGGTTTGACGTTTGTGACGTCCACGCCTCCACCCTGAATATGTAA